A genome region from Glycine max cultivar Williams 82 chromosome 5, Glycine_max_v4.0, whole genome shotgun sequence includes the following:
- the LOC102659390 gene encoding transcription initiation factor IIB — protein sequence MTADEEYCSDCKSYTPLVYDHKAGDSICSECGLVLESRSIEEEIPKLRLYGDKLEDDDDGGGDHEDEDEHQEQVFSVSDPFNPLLLTSGADLTTLVTHPSLYDNNNSDMVKTCKNQRGIKNSNRAAKRKLKRDCDLVAALLTMEQMANNLGLARSIQNHAKELYKKAEDRRVFRGRRRHSRASMVACLYLVCQEEGFPMTLKEIQSVSGEAKEKNKHINKAIGVFKKHFQVGRNYDKTQALDLGERLCTDLGLGNHVIKAVREVLQKALELIERSRPSSVMAATIYMVDQLSSDNMMHFRDIKEVAKACRLKEYTIKKAYRDLHALAFVLIPSWYANAEDIKRLCNI from the exons ATGACAGCTGATGAAGAGTATTGCAGTGACTGCAAAAGCTACACTCCATTAGTGTATGATCACAAGGCTGGGGACTCAATCTGCTCAGAATGTGGCTTGGTTCTCGAGTCCCGTTCCATAGAAGAAGAAATACCAAAATTGAGACTCTATGGGGATAAACttgaggatgatgatgatggtggtggtgaccatgaagatgaagatgagcATCAAGAACAAGTATTCAGTGTGAGTGACCCTTTCAACCCTTTACTACTTACTAGTGGAGCTGACCTTACCACACTTGTTACACACCCCTCCTTGTATGACAATAACAATAGTGATATGGTAAAAACTTGTAAGAATCAACGGGGAATCAAGAATTCCAACAGGGCTGCCAAGAGAAAACTGAAGAGAGATTGCGATCTCGTAGCCGCGCTCTTGACCATGGAACAAATGGCTAATAACTTAGGCTTGGCTAGGAGCATACAAAATCATGCCAAGGAACTCTACAAGAAGGCAGAAGATAGAAGGGTATTTAGGGGACGGAGAAGACATTCAAGGGCCTCTATGGTGGCATGCTTGTACTTGGTATGTCAAGAAGAGGGATTTCCAATGACTTTAAAGGAAATTCAAAGTGTTTCTGGAGAagccaaagagaagaataagcATATTAACAAGGCCATAGGAGTGTTCAAAAAGCATTTTCAGGTGGGCAGAAATTATGACAAGACACAGGCCTTGGACTTAGGTGAACGCCTGTGCACCGATCTTGGCCTTGGCAACCATGTCATCAAAGCTGTGAGAGAAGTGCTGCAAAAAGCTCTGGAGTTAATTGAAAGGAGCAGACCTTCTTCCGTTATGGCAGCAACTATATATATGGTTGATCAACTTTCTTCAGATAATATGATGCATTTCCGAG ACATCAAAGAAGTTGCAAAAGCTTGTAGACTGAAGGAATATACAATAAAGAAGGCATATAGAGATCTTCATGCACTTGCCTTTGTTCTGATTCCAAGCTGGTATGCCAATGCTGAGGACATAAAGCGACTCTGCAATATTTGA